In a genomic window of Rhopalosiphum maidis isolate BTI-1 chromosome 4, ASM367621v3, whole genome shotgun sequence:
- the LOC113547963 gene encoding SPARC-related modular calcium-binding protein 2, protein MNFHSVADLLPWMLLLFSSTGFTSPVPNKEFDCKGRVERCERKKAATRRPVCGTDNISYPSRCALLRVRCFNDSLLRVKHRGRCKEKQPCWVDHTTKSVDPTRTPDSYMPRCKADGTYFRIQCHKKEGYCWCVTPAGKVVSNTIVRGQKPKCDNNRGKWRRGSLQKGGNPRRECSKNDKVIFVNNLIRIFKTEYNREQYAALINGDRSLLDPITLDKRVTEWKFNNLDTDKNESLTRIEYRDLKRLVRKVVRPKRCSRTFIRNCDTDHNSVVSKVEWTNCLSIDETLGKKSSTTSTTTTTTTTTTTTTTTTTTTEIPSSEDYEDKEDGGIGLEEADPEDILQESVATLSGTLPGLMAEGDQEEEAEVNDCLIDRQEALDDPSSSSHKYIPECTTDGRYKRVQCYKSVGYCWCAQEDTGKPIPGTSVKDSNPKCDGIPLLSRPIKGCPEHKKHIFLKDLMDYLKQKHSKNNNTSFSSDYESIISDIFHSLDTNHNKVLERKEWKSFREEMAANNKLKRCGKKMPRHCDVNRDNKIGFTEWLNCLNVNHVQTQTQPNDSNTTIIAKRRGPNPLESYLKGDD, encoded by the exons ATGAACTTTCATTCAGTCGCTGATCTATTGCCATGGATGTTGTTGCTATTTTCCTCGACCGGCTTCACGTCTCCCGTTCCAAACAAG GAATTCGATTGCAAAGGTCGAGTGGAACGGTGCGAGAGGAAGAAGGCGGCCACCAGGAGACCAGTGTGCGGCACTGACAATATTAGCTATCCGAGTAGATGCGCCTTGCTGCGAGTCCGATGCTTTAATGATTCGTTGTTGCGTGTCAAACACCGGGGACGATGCaaag aaaaacaGCCCTGTTGGGTAGATCATACTACGAAATCAGTTGATCCAACTCGAACGCCGGACTCATATATGCCCAGATGCAAAGCAGACGGCACATACTTCCGGATTCAATGCCATAAAAAGGAAGGATATTGTTGGTGTGTAACACCTGCGGGAAAAGTAGTGTCCAACACCATTGTTCGAGGACAAAAGCCCAAATGTGATAATAACAGAG gcAAATGGCGTAGAGGTTCTTTGCAGAAAGGAGGTAATCCTAGAAGAG AATGCAGTAAAAAcgataaagtaatatttgtcaataatttaatcagaATATTCAAAACGGAGTACAATCGAGAACAATATGCAGCATTAATAAATG gtGACCGTTCGCTGTTGGACCCAATTACGTTGGATAAACGAGTCACTGAAtggaaattcaataatttggaCACAGATAAAAACGAAAGCCTTACTAGAATAGAATACAGAGACTTAAAGAGACTAGTCCGTAAAGTGGTAAGGCCCAAGAGATGTTCCAGGACGTTTATCCGCAACTGCGATACGGACCATAACAGTGTAGTGTCGAAAGTCGAATGGACAAATTGTTTATCGATTGACG aaACATTGGGCAAAAAGTCATCAACAACCTcgactacgacgacgacgaccaccaccaccaccaccactacAACTACCACTACAACGACCGAAATTCCCTCGTCGGAAGACTACGAAGACAAAGAGGACGGTGGAATCGGACTTGAGGAAGCCGATCCCGAAGACA TACTACAAGAAAGCGTAGCTACGCTTAGTGGTACTCTTCCGGGTTTAATGGCCGAAGGTGACCAAGAGGAAGAGGCTGAAG ttAACGATTGTTTAATAGACAGGCAAGAAGCATTAGATGATCCATCGTCTTCGTCGCATAAATACATACCAGAATGTACAACAGATGGAAGATATAAACGCGTTCAGTGTTACAAATCAGTCG gttATTGTTGGTGCGCACAAGAAGACACCGGAAAACCAATACCAGGAACCTCGGTAAAAGATTCTAATCCTAAGTGTGATGGTATTCCTTTACTTTCCCGTCCAATAAAAGGCTGCCCCGagcataaaaaacatatttttttaaaagatctCATGGATTacctaaaacaaaaacacag taaaaacaataacacgTCATTTTCTAGTGACTATGAATCGATAATCTCAGACATTTTTCATTCTTTGGATACAAATCACAATAAA gtgTTGGAGCGAAAAGAATGGAAGAGTTTTCGTGAAGAAATGGCAGCCAACAACAAACTAAAAAGATGCGGAAAAAAAATGCCTCGACATTGTGATGTTAATcgtgataataaaattggcTTCACAGAAtggttaaattgtttaaatgttaaccATGTTCAGACTCAAACACAACCCAatg actcTAACACAACAATAATTGCTAAAAGAAGAGGTCCTAATCCACTTGAATCATATCTAAAGGGTGATGACTAA